In Sciurus carolinensis chromosome 8, mSciCar1.2, whole genome shotgun sequence, the genomic stretch GACCCCATGGCCCACACTCAGAGCTTTCCTTCTAGGGAGCTTTCCTCCTTCTTGGGAGGATTTGTGTGCTGAGTACTTAGCAGGTGACTAGAGTTGAGACATGAAGCCAATACACTGTTGAAACTTCACAGGGGATTGACTAAGATGGAATAATGAACGACACATCCAACAAGATGAGATTTGGAGTGAACATAGGCCCAATCTATTGGCACACTTATGTGACCCCATGTGTGGAAAGAATTGCTTTGATTGACTGCAAGTTTACTGGGAGTCCATGATGCGCACAGCTGCCAAAGAGTCCAGTGCATATGGCTCTGATAACAGCCATGACAAAAGGGAAAGCATCTTGTCCCTGGTGCATTCCAGGTCCTCTGCAAGATAACTCCTAGATGGCCCTACAGAGGCAAAGGACTTTTGGGCCTGGGTCCTTCTCATGCTTAGCCTGAAGATAAGGAAGTTCATGTAGACAATACAGTCTCTGGAGAGTGGTTAGTGATGGGGAAAAGGGATGAGGTGAACTGAGGAGGGTCCAGGGAAGGAGTTAGTGGGGAAGAGTGCTGGGAAGGGAGGTTTGGTAGCAGTACCAAGAAGACTTTTCTATCTGTTGGAGCTGTCCAGAGACAGACCCAGAGGtctcaggagggagggagggtccaACTTCTAGCAAGAAATATACATTTTGCATATAATATGTAGCTAGGCCCTGGCATAATGGCTTCATAGGGAATTTCTCATACAATCCTTCCAACAAACTTGTGATGTAGCACTATTTTAAGTTGCAATTTGCAGATGAAGCATAGGCACAGGGAGACCAGGTCCCAAAGTCACATGGCTAATAAGTGATGGAGTATGACTGGGTAGTATGGAGTAGTCTGGAGTAGTCTGGGTAGTATGACTTTGGAGCCCCCATGATTCCTTACTGTGGTATTCTGTCTCCTGTCCTGAAGAATCAGAGCATGGGCTGGAGAATGATGTTCAAAGATTCACTCACATATTCAACACAAATATTAAGTACCTACTATATGCCCCAGGCACTGTGCCTGAGCTTGGATAGAATGAATAAGACACAGATGCCAGCCTCAAGGAGTTTATTACCCAAACCAGCATCCCACTTTAACTTCTCTTCCTGCAGCTGGTCTGGTCTCTTTTGGTCCTATCCCAAACCCCAACGCTGGGTGGCATTGCCTTCCTAAACCATGCTGTCCTTTTGGAAGCCTGAAAGAGGAGAGAACATACCAATCGATGGGACAGAAATTTGACATGGACCTTGACCTTTTGACGGTGTGGGTTAGAAATAACAAGGAGACCAGGGGTGCCATATAAATTTACTAGGTGACCATAAACACCTCCATGgagttcagtttcctcattggcAAATATCTGAGGCTCCTTACAAAGTCCAAAATGCTGATTAGTTTTGGAACATACTTGCCTCTTTTTTAGTATCTAGGAATTTTCAAAATGGTGATAGTGAGTGATCCAGCAATCGGATTattgaatgtgtgtatgtgtgtgtgtgtgtgtgtgtgtgtgtgtgtgtgtatctccaaaagaaatgaattcacTATGTCAGAGAGATAACTACACTACCATGTGTatggcagcactattcacaatagcctaaataGGGGAGCAATCCTGGAGTCCACTGagggatgaatggaaaaagacaaCGTGATATACATATACAGTGGGATattactcatctgtaaaacagaatgGAATCGTGTAATTTGTGACAATATGGATGAGCCTGAAGAACATTGAGTGAACTAAACCAGGCacacaaagacaaatactgcatgttcttgTTCATATGTGGAACAGTTGATCTGATATAAGTAAAGAGTAGAATGTTAATTATCAGAGGTCAGAAAAGGTAGGAAGCAGGTAGGGATAGAAAAACATTGATTGGgctggggctgttgctcagtggcagagtgctgcttgcctagcatgtgtgaggcactgggttcaatccttatcaccacattaaaaaaaaaaaaaaaaaaaaaaggcattctttccatctacaactacaaaatttttttttaaaaagaaaaatgataagttataaaaatataattagatgGTGGGGAGTGCAGTACAGAAAGGCGACTATAGTGAACAATGATTTATTgtaatttcaaaatagctagaagagaggattttgaatatttctaaTACAAAGATATGATAAATGGTCAGGATGACGGATTACCTAATTATCCCTGATTTCATCATTGCACATCGTATACATGTGTTGGAATATTGCTCTGTACCCATGAATATGTTTTATTATGACATGccaattaaaagttttaaaaaggaatctgggggtctagctcagtggtagagctgtttgcctagcatgcctgaggacctgggtttgactGCCAgcaattcacacacacaaaagttgaCAAAACTTTTAAATGGTGATGGTAGGTAAATTCCTGTCATAAGGGGGCTGAAAAACCCCTGTTTGCCCAGTTCTTGTTGAAGAGTTGCTTGGAGACAGAAGAGAGCTCTATGTTCAGTTTTGTTTCAGATTTTGctgatttttctctattctttattcattttcagtttcattgcttTCTGCTCTTACCTTTAgtatttcctttctatttattttgggtgtttgtttttcttgtttgtatgttcattcgttcattcattcattcattcattcagtcagtcctggagatcaaacccaggacctcccacatgCAAAGCACatgttctcccactgagctacacatccagCCATTTTTTTGGgtttaattctcttttcttttccagtttcttgAGGTGAaagtttaaatttcttctttcctaatatgaatatttaaaggtATAGATTTCTCTTTAAACACTGTTTTAACAGCatccctcaatttttttttccagtacagggggttgaactcaggggcactttaccactgagctacaccacagccctttctatctttattttttattttgagacagggtcttgctaagttatagAGACTGggctcaaacttatgatcctttgccttggcttcctgagttGGGGGGATTGTAGACCTGCCCCAAAACACCTggctctcatttttttttttttttttttttattttggtatggggaattgaacccaggcacttaaccactgagccacatccctgacactttattgtattttatttagagacagggtctcactgagttaaggccttgctaaaatgctgaggttgcctttgaactcacaatcctcctgtctcagcctcccaagttgctgggattataggcgtgtgccattACACCTGACTCaatttttgatttattgtttttattgtcattcactcaaattctttcaaatttctcTATAACCTTGACACATGGGGTATTTACATGTATATTGCTTTTGTGTAAGTGTTTCGAGCTTGTCTAGGTatctttttgttattgtcctATCTTCAAGTTCACCCATCCTTTCTTCTGCTGTCTAATCTACTGTTAATTCTTTCAGTGAATTTTCTATTGCATATACTGAACTTTTCAGTTCCACACTTTCCAGttggttctttttcattcttcctattcTTCTGTTGAGAATTGTTAACTCACAATGACCATTTTTCCCCTTTCAGTCCTTTGGCATATTTATGACAGCTGTTTAAGTTCCTTTCTGCTGGTGCCAACTTCTGAGTCATCCATGGGTCTGGTTCTAttgactattttttcttttggcaatGGGTCACACATTTCCATAGGTGCTTTTTATTCTTCCCCTGTCATTtgcctttgaattttttattgtatcttaGACATTGTAGATAGTACACTTTAGAGACTAGATTCTGTTATCTTCCAATGAGGAATGTTGAATTTCTATTTAATAGACAGTAGAATTACTAACTGATGACCTAGAACTTGAGGCTTCAAGTGTTATCCTTTGCTAGTGTAAGTCAGCTTTGGTTTTGCCTTAGACTCAGGGCAAATCTTTAGTTCTGGAACATAGATTTTAGTCTTATGGCTTTGgggagttttacttatttttaaattaatttttttactggGGTTAaaactcaggggcattttaccactgagctacaccccagcctttttaatttttttttattttgagatagggtctcactaatatgcccaagctggccttgaacttttaatcctcttgccttaggcTCTCAGTAAATGGGATTGCATGTGGTGCCATCATGCACAGGTTTTTGGGAGTTTTAAATGGAAAACCTGAAGTGTTTAGTTTACCCAGTTCTTCAttgacagcttttttttttttttttttttttgcagtgctaggaattgaacctagtgcaTTCTAGGCAAacgttctactactgagccatgtccccagtcctcaTGTCGGTGGGATTCTAACTCAGATTTGCTTTGTTGCAGTGGGTAGTAGTCAAAATCTCTGTTCATCTCTTGTTGGGCCCCTTGAAGATTCCTCCATCCATAGTTTGGCAATTGGCTTTCGATTTGAGGAGGATTTAGATACCAAGGCTTCCCCTTCTGTGGCCTTCTCACTCCAGGAAATCTATCTCGTTTTCAGCTTCTCTAGAGTCCCCAACTCTGTCCTCTGACTCTTCAAGCCATGAAAGGCTGGACTTTCTTCTAGAGTTCTAGTGGTCCTATACTATGGGAACTGGGAAGTGCCCCCAAGAAAAACCCCATTTAAGTGTAGATGATCCCTTTAAGAGTAGAGTCCCTTTGTTTCTGCCTGTTTTGTGATAGTTTAAGAGCTTTAATATagttgtttttcatgttttgtcGAGAGTTTATAATTTGCTCCTTATTGGAGGGGGTTCATCTAATAAATGACTCTACCATTACTAGATCATTCTTCCACTTCGAAGTGTCCCTTTTAACTTATCTGTCTATATTCTACTGGGGTGGAAGAAAACACAGTCATAAAAGATAAAGTGCAGTGTTGAGTTCAAATGCAGGTGGAGCTTAGAGAGGTCACCCAGGTGGGCTTCCCAGAAGTCTTTATGAGATAGACTGTTGGGGGCTGGGCAGGATTTGAAATAACAAAGAGGATGAGTGTGGCAACTTGGGTTCTGCTGAGGACAGGAGTTGGCAGGAATGTGATGTGAGGACAGTGAGAAAGAAGACCAACCTCAGCCTGGCTAGAGAGTGGGAGACACTGGATAGGTTCGgcatgaagaaatggaagaagcctGGCTCAGGGATGTCCTAGACCTCTAAGCATTGTCAAGTTGTCTCTGTTCTTCCATGACGGTTGTTTACAGGGTGCTCTCCACTCCCCACTCCTTCCTCTAGTTTGGGCCTGGTTCCCATCCTCTCTGGAGAGGGTGATTTAGATGGGTACCTTCCACAAAAGGGCAGATAAGGTGCAGAAATCTTTAGGGATGTAACTGTGCCAGAAGCCAAAAGACGAGGAGTGACTTCTCTAGCTCCACCCAAAGGCAGGCAGGTGGAAGCATCTTCACTGAATATGGGTCAGCACCTTCCAGGGCTTAGGGAGCCAGCATTGACTCATCCCAGCACCCAACATAGCATATTAGGTTCTTTGACCCTAATCTTTTGTCCTCTGAAGAACACACAATTGGCTTTAGGATCACAAAAGGAGGTTTAAGGTGGGGGCTTAGAGATCTCTTAATCCCAGACTTTGTCTTTGGGAGGCTTAGGATCATTCACAGAGCCCAAAAGTGTCTTTAGAAGAGGGGTTTGatggggctgggggcggggcagaCCATGGTGGAAGGATAATCTATAAGAGGGATCAGAGGGGGTGGGGTTCATCCCATGAACACAATGTCAGAAGAAGAAGAGTTTTTTCTGTTCAAGAACATCTCATCGGTGGGGCCCTGGGATGGGCCTCAGTACCACattgcccctgtctgggccttcCGCCTCCAGGCAGCTTTCTTGGGCTTTGTCTTCTTTGCCGGGACACCACTCAATGCCATAGTGCTGGTGGCCACGCTGCGCTACAAAAAGTTGCGGCAGCCACTCAACTACATTCTGGTCAATGTGTCCCTAGGGGGCTTCATCTACTGCATGTTCTCTGTCTTTGTTGTCTTTGTCAACAGCTGTCATGGATACTTCGTCTTTGGCCGCCATGTTTGTGCTCTGGAGGCCTTCCTGGGCTCTGCAGCAGGTACTAAAGGGGAAGTAGGGTCTGGGGAGGCAAAGGGCACTACTCCAGGAACTAGACTTTGGGGTTGGAGGAGGCCCCTAAGTTAACTAGATGTCTGACTAAAATGTTTTGAGTCTTGAACTCCACTCCAAAGATATTGGTCCAATCCTATCTCTTCCGGCTTGCTCTACCCCATCTGTCTTCCATTCCACTTGCCAGGCTGGGTGGGGCTCTGTCTATCCTATTTTCACATTTTGTCACAGGTCTGGTGACAGGTTGGTCACTGGCCTTCCTGGCCTTTGAACGCTACATTGTCATCTGTAAGCCCTTCGGCAACTTCCGCTTCAGTTCCAAGCATGCAGTGGTGGTGGTTCTGGCTACCTGGATCATTGGTGTTGGTGTCTCCATCCCACCCTTCTTTGGCTGGAGCCGGTGAGAGCACAGGGCAGTGCCGCTGACTTACTCAGGGGTTCAGGTTAACATGAGTGGAAAGAGAGCTCGGGTATAACATTTTAGTCTTTGGCCTACATTTTCAGAGTTGGTGTAGTAGGTGAGGCAAAAGAGCTGTGGGAGATAAGCAGCAACACTGTGCAATTGGAACTACTGTGGCCTCTACTGGCGATAACAGAAAATTCCTCTGCCACTAGGTAGTGTTGAGTGCCTACAATCACAGATTCAGGGCGCTAAGGTGGGAGGATCTAGAGTTTGAGATCAGCTTGTATAACTTAGACCCCagctaaaaagtaaaaaaaaaattaaaaaggaagaaaattcctcTGCCTAAAATCTTCTGGCATTCTCTAGGTTCTAAGTGGAGAACACTCCACTTATTCTGGAGAATCCAGAGTAAATGAGTGCTTGTCCTGTGGGTAAGTGCTTGGTCCTTTGCAGGTTCATCCCTGAGGGCCTTCAGTGCTCCTGTGGTCCAGACTGGTACACTGTGGGCACCAAATACCGCAGTGAGTACTACACCTGGTTCCTCTTCATCTTCTGCTTCATCATACCTCTCGGCCTCATCTGCTTCTCCTATGCTCAGCTGCTGAGGACCCTCAGAACTGTGAGTGGTTTTTGAGAATCTGATCAGGGGTctccaggagagaggaagagtAGGGACATGCACTAGAAAACAAGATATCTGGAAATGTTCATGACCAGATAAGACAGATATCTAAAAGCAGTAAAGAAAGGAGCTGGGAGTCAGAGATGAAATGGAATGAAGAATAAGGTGGAGTCATCCCTGCTCAAATTGATGTAAAGAGATGTATGCACATGATCCCTTCCAACACTATAGACCAGAAAGCTACTTCCACCCTGCTGTCCTCCAGGGAGGAAAGCCAACAGAACTCGACCAGAAGCAAGGCAATCAGAGTGAATATTCCCAATAGAAAAGGGTCCAGAGATCTGTGATTTGAAGTCTGGGGGTAAGAGTGATGTGatgctctctgtgctctgccccAGGTGGCAGCTCAGCAGCAGGAGTCAGCTACAACTCAGAAGGCCGAACGGGAGGTGAGCCgcatggtggtggtgatggtgggatCCTTCTGTGTCTGCTATGTGCCCTATGCTGCCCTGGCTATGTACATGGTCAACAACCGCAACCATGGGCTTGACTTACGGCTTGTCACCATTCCTGCCTTCTTCTCGAAGAGCTCTTGTGTCTACAATCCCATTATCTACAGCTTCATGAATAAGCAGGTAAAGTTGTCTATCACATTCCCATGAAGTCCTGGTCCATAAGTCATTGGTTCTTTTTCTCAGAACACCCTAGATACTACTCAGAGGGTTTCTAGGAGTGGACAAGGGAAGCCCCGGGAACCTCAAGGAGGCTGAAAGTCCCTGGTAAGCATAGGGAGTAAGGCATGGTATTTAAGATAATAGATTCCAGTCAGGATAGAACTTGAgccaaaaaagaatcaaattgctCCAAGGAGGGGCTATGAAAAGGTTTTGAAACCTTTCCCTTTCAAATTCTAGCCTGCAGAAACAAGTTATTTTAGACTGGAATTTAGCTAGATATCAGGATAAGGAAGCAATCAAAACCACCCGATATTGGGTATAAGGCACTGTGTGAAGCTGTTggaatacaaaatagaaaacttttcCCCATACTTCCTGATGTTATCTTCCCTTTATTCATCTGCCATGGGAACTATCTCCAATTCTGCCTTTCCCTCCAGTTCCGAGCTTGTATCATGGAGATGGTGTGTAGGAAGCCCATGACAGATGAATCTGAGGTATCCAGCTCCCAGAAAACAGAAGTTTCCACTGTCTCTTCTAGCAAAGTTGGTCCCAACTAGGAACCCCATGTTGACCTGTTTGCAGCAACTAGAACGTCATTTAAGTAAGTTTTCACGTTCTCCATCAAAAACCTAACTATTAACACAGTAAAGAGATGGGAAGGGGAGTGAGGGCAGTTTGTGAAGTCGATTTTTCATCTTTCTACTATTCCCTTCCTGCCTACAAAGCTGTTTCAGCAAGGTCTACTTCAGACTACCCAAAGTCATTTCAACAATCACCAGTTTCTACTCCTAATAGGCACCCTTCACAGCATTTGGAGAACCATAAAAGAGTACAGCTGATTTTTCAGAGTGTAGATAacactccttttcctttttagtaaCCTTTTGCCCCCTATTGGGGATCTGTTCTGAAGCGATGTATTCTGAATTAAAATaccttagaaatggaaagatgtaaaaacaaaaaacaaaacaaccccttGGTAGGCCCCAAATGAGTGTGAAAGAACTTCCTTATGCTATTTCTGCAAATAATTGCTACAGCTTTGGCAGAGATAGCTATGCCTAGAAGCCCCTGAACCAAGCTTATTCTTAGGtgtttccccctccccccatttgGCTAAACCAATATATGTCTTAAGctgtatttattaaaatttaattactttGATGTTCTCAAAATTAATTTGCATATCTTATTACCATTCATAAACTATaccaaaatgttaaacatttcaCTTTATATCCTCCCTCCACTCCCTGAAGAAGAGCTTTTTTGAATAAAACCCAAGATAAACCTGTGTATATCTATCACACAAAGAATGGTGTCTGTGGGTATCAGGTATACAATGAGCAGCTGGGTTCCTCTCTAGTAACAAGGACTACGAACAGCTCAGAAGGGTTATAGCTATGTGAGAGGATGCTAGGAGAttccagaaaaaggagaaaagcaggAACAAGTTTGAGAGAAGGTAGTACTTTCTTTGGGATTGAGAGACGGGTGGGGTGAATCTTCTAGGAGGTCCTTTTCTGTGACATAGCACCCATAATTCTAAGCCAGAGTTCCATTCCTACAAGAAAGAAGGACACACATCCACAATGAATGTAAAcggttttatttagaaacagataGGTACCTGTTTGCATTATAGAATATAAAACTTGGTTTACACTCtataaaaaataaccaatatCCAAATTTAAGAGAACTAGCACTCACAGAAcacatactgtgtgtgtgtagctACTGTTCACCAGCCTCAGGCTTTATTTAAACAAACAACccccataaaacaaaacaaaacaaaaaaacccaaccctccccaacaaaaaaaaacacaaaacactcCAAGGGGCTCACAGAGATGAGAGTACAATGCTTGTTGGCGAGTCCCCACATCCAAAAGCTGCCATCCTAGCAGATTATGGTTTGCTAAGTGCATGATTTTCATGTCATGCCTGTGCTTTCTGCACCTAATAATCCTTGAGGCTCATACAGTTCATGATGTGCCCTACCTAAGCTAGGGTGGTGGCATTATTTATTATCTCTGGTCTTAATAAAAAGGGGGAATCTGGAGGTGGAGAATGTTCATTATCCTATACTGGGGTTAAATGTAAAGAGTGTATCCTCTATCAAGAGCTTGATGCGAAGGCTGGGGTGAAGTTACGTGACACCTGGCTCTTTGCCACACCAAGCAGCCCACCTCAACAGGATTGTGGAAGACCAAAGGATATACCTAGGTTCAGGTATAATCATCACCCAGCACCACCTGAATGTATTATCCagaaatataggaaataataaaggttatatatatatctatatatatttatttatttatttatcttagtaACCTGAGGGTTAAAGATTTGGAATACAATAGTTCTTCTCAGAAG encodes the following:
- the Opn1sw gene encoding short-wave-sensitive opsin 1 — protein: MNTMSEEEEFFLFKNISSVGPWDGPQYHIAPVWAFRLQAAFLGFVFFAGTPLNAIVLVATLRYKKLRQPLNYILVNVSLGGFIYCMFSVFVVFVNSCHGYFVFGRHVCALEAFLGSAAGLVTGWSLAFLAFERYIVICKPFGNFRFSSKHAVVVVLATWIIGVGVSIPPFFGWSRFIPEGLQCSCGPDWYTVGTKYRSEYYTWFLFIFCFIIPLGLICFSYAQLLRTLRTVAAQQQESATTQKAEREVSRMVVVMVGSFCVCYVPYAALAMYMVNNRNHGLDLRLVTIPAFFSKSSCVYNPIIYSFMNKQFRACIMEMVCRKPMTDESEVSSSQKTEVSTVSSSKVGPN